The genomic stretch GTAACAACAGGCGATACCACTCTGGGTCACTGCCATCCCGTTACTGTAAGCTGGCTATTGGTCTGGTTGTGGCCATCTTCATGATCATCATATTCGTCAGACTCGGCCGTCTCTCTCCGTCGCTGATGATCCAGCCTTGGATCCAATGAGTAATCCTAACATCAAAGTCAACGAGTAATAATCGTCTCTACACTTCATTCAGAACTACAAGTGTACAATGGTTGTCTGTGAAGCAATGTTTATTTGCCCTAAAGCTTATTTTAACTATACTTTCATATGGTTTATTACAATTTAGGTAACTAAAAGATCTTCTGCCTTGGACAAAAGATGATtttctgaatataaattttatttgttccctagtttaaatttatttgtatttctctAAATAAAATATCTCTTGGGCACTGGTATGTTTtccatagtaaaaaataattctatctATTGTATAAATTAACTGATTTAAATTCAAGTTAAATTTTACTATGTGATTTTATAAATGAGTCTGGTACCCTTTTATTGCACTTTTTGGTAAATTCCCTTGGGCCACAAATTGGGTTTGGACTTTGATGGTTTAGGTATTGCAACCATTATGTAATTTGTATTTCAGGTAAAGTTCGTAGAAATCGCCCTCATGATGAAATTTTGAGCATATTTTTGGATTTTCTCTGATCATGATCCCCAGAATTCATAACcaccataataaaatatatataatacaatatatcgTGTGTGAACACATTCATATTCAAGCAAAAAGTTAACTCAACTAATTCCATAGACACAAACCAATACAAGTTATAAACAACTGTTattctttaactttttcaatGTAGCCTATATCCTAATTAAGATGGCTTTtattcaaagtttggaaaaggaatggttatGTATCAGTTGTTAtggattaaaaaacaaaaaaagttgttttagaattctcaggtcaTATTTGTTTTaagcatgttttttaatatcatGTATAATTTCCAGATAGTGGatgttcaaagttttaaatagtatacaaCAATGTGGGAATAATTGTAAACAGGATAATTATTGTAGTTCTTAATAGATACGAACTAAACTTCCTACAGAGGC from Homalodisca vitripennis isolate AUS2020 unplaced genomic scaffold, UT_GWSS_2.1 ScUCBcl_5317;HRSCAF=11989, whole genome shotgun sequence encodes the following:
- the LOC124373324 gene encoding zinc finger protein-like 1 homolog, which translates into the protein VSSQDEFTRQLKRLLRLVFDHDENKYKRKSFLEWFKRWLNSTSNNRRYHSGSLPSRYCKLAIGLVVAIFMIIIFVRLGRLSPSLMIQPWIQ